The Prosthecobacter fusiformis sequence TTTCCCAGTTCCTTCCGCCGAGACGGTAGATCAGCATTCTCATGCCTTTGGGCACTGTAAAATAAGAACCATCCGGCACCTCCACCCCAGGCACTCCAAAGCCTTCCTTATCAAAGACGATGTTCATGCTGCGGCGCTGGATCACCGAAGCATGAATGGCGAATCTGGACATACGCGTCAGACTCTGGGCAGGCTCAGCGAATGGATCTTCATCATCCAGGAAAGAGAAACTGGCGAATCCAATGCCGATAATGAGCACCATGATGCTCATCACGACCACTATCTCCAGCATGGTGAAACCTGCGCGTTTGGCAGAAATGTACGCAGGTTTCATGATTGGTTCCTAGCTGTCGCTCTGATGGATATCAGTCAGAGAAGACATCATCTCCGCCTTCTTTCTTGTCGGGTCCCCAGGAGTAGATCTCATAAGCTGATTTTTTTCCTGGGCTGCGGTACTGATACTTGGTTCCCCAAGGATCAATGATGGCGTTTTCCTCAGCCAGCTTGCGCTTCACACGTGCATTCCCAGGAGGGGTCACCAGATCTTCCAGCTTGGCGGGAAGACCACGGTTAAGCGTTTTATACTGGGAGACGGCTACCTTCAAAGTATTCATCTGAGCTTCAGCAGCCGTGAATTTGGCGTTCTCATCCACCTCACCCAGGGTGACTGCACCGATGGCGATCAGCAGGGCAATGATCGCCAGCACGAGCATCATTTCCATCAGGGTAAAGGCTGCACGGAGGGGGGATTGAGACCGGGCAGACTGGCTGCGGGTCAAGATGGATGGGCTGATTTTCATGGATGCTGTTTAAGATATGGCAAAATGCTTGGAGTAGGAAGGACGGCAAAACGTTCGGCTTTAATCTGAGAGAGAGTTTTAATTTTCAACTGCGCGACTTCAAGGCGGACACCGTCTGGAAGATGACCGAGATCATCATGTAAGCCATGACACCCACCAGTGCTGCCATGACGAGGATGATCACCGGCTGGAGCATGGCCATCACCTTTTCCAGGCTCTTGCTCAGTTCACGTCCGCAACGGTCAGCGGTGCGCCTGAGAGTACCGCTCAGATCTCCCGTGTGCTCACCGATCCGTACCATCTCCAGGAGCTTCATAGGAAAGAGCCCGGTCTTTTCCAGGCCGCGTGAGAGTGAGGCCCCATCACGCACACTGGCAATCACAAGCTCCAACTGCTTTTGGATGTATTGATTACCCGAAACACGAGAGGCAAGCTCCAAGCCTTTTAACAATGGCAACCCACCGCCAGAAAGACTGGCCAGCGTTTCCAAAAACTGGGTGTGAAAGCTCGTCATCAACACATTGCCGATCATGGGCATTCTAAGCCTGGCGTGGTCCCATACCGGGCGGCCATTTTTGGACCGTGACCATACCCAGAAGCCCAGCCCCATCAAAGCCAGCACCGCCAAAATGAGCCACCAATAAGTGCGGGTGAAATCTGACACCGCCATGACGATCTGAATGCCCTTTGGTACCCCGCCTTTCATGCGGGACATCATGATGCTCAAGCGCGGGATCAGGAAGGTAGTAAACAGCACCGTGACGCCAATGGCGGAGACGAAGAGGAACGAAGGATAGATCAGAGCGACGGCCACCTGGCTGCGCATCTCTTGCACGCTGGCCTGATACTGAGCCTGCCTGCGCATGGCATCCGCAAGGGAGCCACCGGCTTCGCCCGCAGCGGCGACGGAGCAAAAGAGCTCGCCAAAGGAGGAGGAAGACTGGCGCAGGGCGCTGCTGAAGGGGTGCCCTTCGCGGATGAGATTTCCCAGACGGCGGGCGATGCGGCTGTGCGTGCCGGTGGTGCCTTTGCCTTCCATCAGTTTCAATGCGGCCTCCAGGCGCATGCCGGCTTCGAGGAGTTCTGAAAGCTCTTCCGTGAAGAGCTGGAGCTGACCGTTGCTCAGCTTGATGGGCGCATTTTCATCTTCTGGTTCACCCGCTTTGGCTTTCGCCACGGCCTTGGCACCAGCCTTGCCTGCGGCTTCATTGATCTTAAAAGGCTGGAGTCCTCTGCCAGTGAGCTGCCTCAGGGCTGAGGCGCGGTCCTGGGCCTCGATGGTTCCGGACACATCGCGGCCTGTCGCGTCGGCAGCTTGGTAGGCAAAGTTAGGCATGGAAGGCGTGAGACAAGCACAGGCTGGGTTTGTTGCAAAGAACCATGTCTGGCTCTGACAGATTCCCTGGCTTATCTCTGAAACAGGTTAATCCATTCAAGGCAATGGGGACAAATGTGAATTTTTCCCCATGTGGGGATTTTGGGAATTAACTCTTTGATGATCAATAAGTTGCGATGGGGATCCATTTCCCCATCCGGGGATTTTCGTGGGGAATGCTGGGGATCGTGGGGAAGCTTAAAGCACTTGGCCAAAACTTCAGAGTTGGAGAAAACCCGGCCTTGGATGCTGGCCATCCATTGAACGCCGACAAACTTCCGCGAGGGTTGCATGGAAGCACTCACAAGCATCCTTCACTATAAACTGTGGCGGGGTAATCCGCCAATGAAATACCTGGCTCTTGCCTCAGGGCGGTCAAGCCTTGGATGTGTGCGAGATCTGGAGATCCGCATTTGCCGGAAGTCATCTGGCCGCCATAATGCGCATCCAGCCATGAATCTTTTTCGACTTTTTAGCATCCTAACAGCCCTTCTTTGCACCCAGGTGGCATCTGCTGAAAAAAGCAGCCCACAGATCATTGCGGACATCGTCTATCAAAAGGGTCAAGCCAGTGCTTATGCAGCAGAACGCTGCAAGCTGGACCTTTACCTGCCTGCGGTACAAAAAGACTTTCCGACGCTGGTCTGGCTGCATGGAGGCGGCTTGACCAGCGGCAGCAAGGACAGTGAAAAGCAAGTGGCCCTGGCGCGTCACTTTGCAGAAGAAGGAGTGGCCGTGGCGATGGTGAACTACCGGCTGAGCCCGAAGGCCACCTATCCGGCCTATATTGAGGATTCATCCGCAGCCTTTGCCTGGGTTAAAAAGAATATCCAGGAGCATGGGGGTGATGCCGGCCGGGTCTTCCTGGGCGGACACTCAGCCGGGGCATATCTGGCCCTGATGGTAAGTCTGGATGCCCATTACCTGGAGGCTCAAGGGCTGACGCCTGACGCGATCTGCGGACTGATTCCCATATCCGGGCAAACGTTGACGCACTACACCGTCCGCATAGAGCGCGGCCAGCCGAAGGAAAGGCTGATGGCTGATGAAGCGTCTCCTCTTTTTCATGTGTGCAAAGAGGCCCCGCCGATGCTCATCCTCTATGCAGACAAGGACATGGAAATGAGAGTGGAAGAAAATGCGCTCCTGGCCTCAGCCCTCCGCGCTGCCGGACATGAAAAGACGACCACAAGCATGATCAAGGGCCGCACTCATAGCTCTGTGGCCCATGATATGGCAAACGCTGGCGATGTCGGCTTTGCGGAGGTGATGGGGTTTATCCAAGCGGTGAAGGCTGAATAGAAGCCCGCTTTTCCGCAGCCACTTGTTCCAGCACACGCAGGGTTTCGCGGACATTGGTTTCCAGATCCAGGGGATGCTCGCAGAGGACAGGGCGGGCCTGGGGACGGGCCATCCAAAAACGCAGGGCTTTTTCCAGGGCATCCGTGTCTTCAGGTACGGGCAGGATGTGACCATTGACGCCTTCCGTAAGCCATTCGGCTGCTCCATTGAAGCCACTGGTGATCACTGGCAGACCGGCGGCGAGGGCCTCGGGAACCACATTGGAGCTGGGTTCATAAATAGGCAGGAAGGTCAGAAGATCCGCGGCGGCAAAGGCATTCTCCACCTGCGGCATGGGGCCGGTGAGGATGACATTGGCTGGAGCGGGGCCGCGCAAACGACCCTTACCCACCACAAGGAGCTTCACCTGCGGGTCTGTTTTTTCCAGCCGCTGCATCAGGCGTAACAAAAAGTGCAATCCTTTGCGCTCCCAGCCGGAGCCAACAAAGAGCAGGGTGAAATCATCTTCCGCGAGACCGAAGCGCTGGCGTGTCAATGTCCGATCACCGCTTTTAAAACGTCCTACATCCACACCATTGCGAACGAGGTGGATGCGCTCGGCAGGGTAGGCAAACTCCCTCAAGATCTCCTGCCGGACCATGTCGGAATTGACGATGATATGACGGGTGACGGCGGGATCAAAGGTCCGCTTTTCGAGAGCCATCATGTTGCTATGAAAGGCACCCATGCCGACAAAAGGCCTGCGCCACCAGGTGGCGTAACGGCGGCGCTGGTCCAGCCAGACTTTGTGGACGCCATCCCCGGCCCTGTAAACATCTTGGGAAACGGTACGCTCCAGGCTGAAAATAACATCGTAATTCACCGGGGCCATGCGCTGGGCGACTGCTTCTGCGAAGCGTGCGGGCCTCAAGGCGCGGGGGGCCTTGATGTTTACCCGATGCAGGGTGACGGCGGCGGGAGCACCTTCCCAGTTTTCCGCATAAAGATGAACGTCATGACCTGCAGCCACCAGTGAGGCGACCAGGCGCTGGAGATAAAGCTCGGCACCGCCTGTGGCGGCAAATTGACGACGGATCAGCGCGATCTTCATGGCGCGGTGGCATGGAGGGCGTCTGACAGACTGAAAGATGAGAAGGATTCCGCAGGTGGTGGCGGTGTCGCGAGTTGAGAGAGCAAATCTTCAGACATAGCCTGCAAAACATCGGGGGAGATGTTTTTCCCATGCTCCAGGAGGAGCACACCCTGGGACACCTGGAGGAGGGTGAGGCTGTTTTCCATCCCGTGCAGGGTGATGCTTTTTACCGGAGCGGTGCCGACACGGATGGCGAGTTCGTTTCCTGCCGCATGGACGGCATGGCCGAGGGCGGCGATGCTGGCGGGATCTGAGACCAACTCCCCGCGGAGAGGGGTGAGGCGGCCATCTGGTTGGATGAGTGCAGCAGTCAAAACAGTATTAAAAGATCAGGGGTTAAGGCAAAGGAACGACGTTCCTAGCCGGTCACGCAGCAGCCATCTCGGTTTCCCTTCTTCCCTGCTGCTCCTGAAACCTCATGAGCACGGCCTGGGAAATGGCATTGAGCGTGGCCAGGACATTCCGCCCGCCACGGGCATCCGCTTCAAAACTAAGCCAGGGAACGGGACGGTTATTGAGCAAAAATTCGAGGTATTCCACGGGAGCGGAATTCGGCAGGTCCCGCTTGTTGTATTGCAGAACCAGGGGCAGACGCTCCAGGGAGCTACCATTGAGGCGGAGATTCGCCTCCAGCGCCTGGAATGCCTGCACGTTTTCACGCTGGCGATCCATCTGGCTATCGGCGACAAAGACCACTCCATCCGCCTGGCGCAGGACGAGCTGAAGGGTGGCATTGTAAGTGACCTGCCCGGGCACGGTGTAGAGGTGAAAAGCGGTGCGGAAGCCAGGGATGGCCGCGCTTTCCAGGCTGAGAAAATCGAAGAACAAGGTGCGGTCCTGAGCGGTGGAGAGACTAACGAGGTCGCTCCGCCCTTCCGGATCCAGCTTGGCGTGGATCTGCTGCAGGTTGGCGGTCTTCCCGCTCAGGGGGGTACCACAATAGACGATCTTAAAACTGACCGTCTTTTGCTCGGAATTGATGACAGGCATGGCGGAATGCGGATTCAACCCAGCATCCGGGAAAGCTCGCGCGCAATCAAGGTGATCTTATCACGAAGCCCCAGAGAAGGGTCTGCATCATGGAGTACGCCCAGGATGGCCCCTTCAGGAAAACAAAAAGTCATCAGGCGGTCCCCGGAGGTGAGGGTAAAGGTTTCCGCATCCGCGATGCCGATGAGCGGAGCGAGGGTGCGCAGGTGATGGGCGAGATCTGTGGCCTGTTTTTGAAATTCGCGTGCCTGCGGCTTGTGCGCACCCACGTGGGAGAAGGCGCGATCCCCCTGAAGGCAGACACAAGCGGCGATGCCGGGCAGTGAGCAGACCATTTCCACGATGCGTTGTGGACTGAGATCATCATCCGTACCTAGCAGGGCGCGCAGAAGGATTTGATCCGGATTGGAATCATGAGACTGGATACCCAGTGCGGGAGTAGCAGCCTTGCCGGTAGGTGCAGGACGTGACGGAGCTGGTGCCGACGCGGGGGCGGGGCGGCTGCGCACGGTCTCTTCAGATGAGGGCGGGATAAAGGGAGAGGCCGTCCTGGCTACAGGTGGCGGTGGGGCACGCTCAGGAACGGGCTCTGGCAGTGGGGGTGGGGCAGCTTCCTCGGCGACATCCACAATATGAGTGGCCGTCTTGCCAGTGAAGGGATTCGTCACCGGAATGGCGGGGGCAGGAGGCACAGCGCCGTATCCATCCGAAGGCTGAGCTCCCAAAAGCTGGGCGCTGCTGAAGCCATCCGCAGGCGGCTGCGGAAAGGAGGCCTGACGTGGCGCAGGGGCCGGGGACTGTGAGACAAAGGGCTGCCCAGGGGAAGACACCTCCGGCATGGAAACCGGTGGCGAGTAAGCGGGCGGCTGCGGCGCTGCGGGCACTGCAAAGGGATTCATCAAGGGCGGACTGGAGGCCGGGAATGCCGCCATGGGAGAAGCTATCGTGGCCTGTGCCGGAGCCAGCGCACTGGCGAAAAGGGGGACGGAAGGAGTCATGCCCGCAGGGGTCCCACCGTTAGAAAAAGAGGGAGCTGGCTGAGGCGCAGCAGGTGGGGCCTCCGGCTGCGCAGGCGGCGTGAAGGCGAAGGGTGATGGATTCCCCTGGGCCGGCGGCGTCATGGACGTGGTCATCATGACAGGCGCAGAAAGTTCAGGCTGGCCCAGGCTAGCAAGATTGGGCAAGGTGGGCGGGGACTCGCCATTGAGTGCTGCGTGGATTTCCTCCTGAGGAATGCGCAGTTGGAAATCCCGCTTGGCATGGTTTAGCACATTGCGAAAACCGACATCGGTGATGCCATCGATCAACTTGCCCAGTTCCGCCAGGGGAGCAGGAGACTGTGCCCACTCACGCACCGTGGAGGCTGGCTGGCTGGTCATGATCCAGCTAGGGACCATGATGGGATCAAAGCCCAGCTCAGCCACACTGTAACCCCGAAGCAAAGCAGCAAGGCCGATGCGCAGAGTGGAACCTCCAGCCGCCGCAGAGGGAGCCATGGAGATGCCAGCCATGGCTGGCGGAGAAGGTTGCATTCCAAAAGGACGGGCAGGGACATCCGGCGCAGGCTGACCTGTGGGCACTGCCTTCGGGCCAAACAAGGAGGCAAAGGGAGATTCCACTGGGGCGGGTTGGGCAGGAGCGGGAGCGGGTGCTGCCACCGTGAAAGGCGCAAAAGGAGACGCGGGCGTCTCCGCTGAGGGGGCACCGCCTAGCACACTGAATGGGGAAGCGGGAGCAGGCATAGCGGCTGGCACCGGCTGGGCCGCAGAAAAAGGACTGGCCATCTGAGCCGGAGGCTGTGGCTCCGCAGACTTGACGCCAAAAGGAGAAGATGTAGCAGCCGTCTCAGGTGCTCTACCGGCAGGGGCCACCGCCGCAAAAGGGCTGCTGACAGGAAAAACCGGATGTCCCGCACCCGGCAGGGACAGGGCGGGAGTCTCCCGCGGAATGTCAGCCAGCGGGGGTGGCGGTCCATTCCTGCGGGGGGGCAGCGCCGTACCGCCCTGACCCGGAGAGGCGGCGGCGAAAGGGCTGGCAGCCTGTTGAGGCTGGACCGAACCAAAAGGCGACGCCGCCGGGGCCGCCTGGCCTCCTGCCTGCTGGGCACTGGCGATCAACCTCGGCAATTTAGACGCCGGTAGCGGCACCATGCGTGGATCTTGGGGCGAGACCGGAGCCTGGAACAGGGCGGGGCAGACGCGATAGATTTCAAAAATGGGCAGAGCTGCCTGCCCGCTACGCAAGGCGGCATCCAGCACCTGGGGGGAGACCGCCACAGGCTGCTCCGGGGAGAGGGCATTCAGCCGCACCATGTCCGGCGGCAGCTGCGGGAGCACATCCCCCACGGTCAAAGCGGGACTGGCAGGGGCCGCACCCTGGGCGGTAAAGGGGGATGCCTGCACAGCCGCAGCCTGGAATGATTCACCCGCGACTGTCCGGAACAAGGCCCCGCCATTGCCAAAAGGAACCGCAGAATTGAGCGATGGGGCCTGAAAATTTCCCGAAGATCCGTTCATCGCGTGCGGAGAGGATCCGTTCATACCTGTGGGCATGTCGGCCATTTCCTGACCTTGGGGGTCAGTAGCAGGCTGAAACATGCTGCGAAACGAAAATCCCATCAGAAACGAATAATGAATGAATGCCAGGGCTCACCAAGTGGAGTTCAATGGTGGACCTTTGTCGGGGGTGAAGCGATGCAAAGATCACGCCATTCGTATAACATAATAATCAAGAGTTCTTAAGTCCAGGCATTTCCTCAGCCAGATTTTTTCTTTCCTCCCGCGAAACTGGCTGCATGCATATGCTGATTGCGGTTGGCATGGCGCTGGCTAAACTGGATTCAATGTCCAGCCTCAACTCTGAGCCGCGCATCGAACCGGCGACCATCGAAGACATGCCGCAGCTCGTCGAGCTGCTGGTCGCTCTTTTTAGCGAAGAGGCGGACTTCCGGCCTGATAAAAACAAACAGGAACATGGCCTGAGGCTCATCCTGGAACAGCCTAACCGGGGCCGCATTTTCGTCCTGCGGACGGACCACATGCTCATCGGCATGGTGAATCTGCTTTTCACCATCAGCACGGCTGAAGGCGGGCTGGTCATCCTCATGGAGGACGTCATCGTCCACCCACAGCATCGGCGCATGGGGTATGGCGGCAGGCTGCTGAACCACGCCATCGACTTTGCGCGGGAAAAACATTTTCGCCGCATCACCCTTTTGACGGACAAAATCAGCGCTGAATCTCAGGCCTTCTTTGCCAAACACGGTTTTAGTTTTTCCAGCATGATCCCCATGCGCCTAGTCTTCGAATGACGGCCCAGGGCGTATGGAGGTGAGACTATCCCTTAACCCATGAACGCTCTCCTCGCCTTTCCCATTTATTTTCGTCGGCCTGCGGCGGGTGCCTACGCAGCGAATACGGCGGCCATGGACTGGTTTGTCATCGCCACCCTGTGCTTTTTCTTTTTCCTGCTTGGCTGCATCGCCACCGCTGCCTGGGTGATCTGGAAACGCAGTACCCGGCCTGCCCCGCATGTGAAGCTGCTGATGGAACTGGAGGAGAGCGACGAGGACCACCTCATCCGCAATGCTGATGAAAAGCCCGCCAAGGAACCGCCGCAGCGGGATCCCTGGGAGAAAGAACCGGAGTGGTGGAAACAATAACCAAGGATCAAAGGCGCAAAATGCCCGCCCTATCCGTATAAGATCCATGCGCATTGGAATTACAGGAGCCACGGGCCTCATCGGCAGAGCTTTCTCCAAGCTCGCCACGGCCAGTGGTCATGAGGTGGTGGCCTATAGCCGGCGCAATACCCCCACCAAGAATACGACGCAAACCCTGCGAATGCCAGCGGACGCCCCGCATAAACTGCCGGAAACCCGGCTGGATGCCTTGGTGCACCTGGCCGGGGAGCCACTGACGGGTCTGTGGACCGCCAGCAAGCGGGAGCGCATCTGGAAAAGCCGGGTGGACCTGACAGAGGCCCTGATGGATCATGTCAAAAGTTGGTCCCCAACCAACCGCCCGCCCGTGGTCCTGGGCGGCTCCGGCATCGGATTTTATGGCAGCCGTGGAGATAGCGTACTGGATGAAACGAGCCCTCGCGGCAGCGGTTTCCTGGCGGATCTCTGTGGGCAATGGGAGGCTGCAGCCCACCGGGCCAGTGCCTGGGACGCGCGCATCATCCACCTGCGCACCAGCATGGTCCTGGCGCGAGAAGGTGGTGCTTATCCCCTGATGCGCCAGGCCTTTCGCTGCGGCATGGGCGGCAGGCTGGGCAGCGGACGGCAGTGGATGTCCTGGATCCATGTGGATGACGAAGCCGCCATGATCCTATGGGCCCTGGAAAACAGCAGCCTGCAAGGCCCGCTCAACCTCTGCTCCCCCGCCCCGGAGCTCAATAGCAACTTCACCCGAAAGCTGGCCCACAGCCTGCACCGCCCAGCTTTTATGCATGCGCCCGCCTTTGCCCTGCGCCTGCTCCTGCGCGGCATGGCGGATGAAATGCTTCTTTGCAGCCAAAAAGCGGTTCCAGGCACCGCCGGACAAGAAGGCTATCACTTCGCCTTTCCCACCCTGGAAGGTGCCCTGGCGGACTTGCGCTAGAGAAAGATTTGCGGGTGCCGCATCTGTGGCGGAAGGTTGACAGACGCACTGGCAAACAAAGCCCGCGTACCCAGCGCAGACGCCTGCTCTCCCTTGCGAATACCCCCTTATGGCCGCCCTTCAGACCACCATCGGCATCATTTACGATTACGATCAGACGCTCAGCCCCACCTACATGCAGGATGAGACGCTGTTCCCCCACTTCGGCATCAATCCGACCCAGTTTTGGAAAAAGAGCCGCGAGCTGGTGGACCAGGAAGGTTATGATGGCGAGCTGGCCTACCTCAAATGCATGCTCGATTACCTGGAGATGGACCGCCCCACCAATGACGAGCTGCGCGTCCTTGGAGCCAAACTCCGCTATTTCAAAGGCGTGCCC is a genomic window containing:
- a CDS encoding type II secretion system protein is translated as MKPAYISAKRAGFTMLEIVVVMSIMVLIIGIGFASFSFLDDEDPFAEPAQSLTRMSRFAIHASVIQRRSMNIVFDKEGFGVPGVEVPDGSYFTVPKGMRMLIYRLGGRNWEKAEGHSWRFGEQGICEPIKIRFQSAEGIRDLAFHPLTGTPVE
- a CDS encoding type II secretion system protein GspG; this encodes MKISPSILTRSQSARSQSPLRAAFTLMEMMLVLAIIALLIAIGAVTLGEVDENAKFTAAEAQMNTLKVAVSQYKTLNRGLPAKLEDLVTPPGNARVKRKLAEENAIIDPWGTKYQYRSPGKKSAYEIYSWGPDKKEGGDDVFSD
- a CDS encoding type II secretion system F family protein encodes the protein MPNFAYQAADATGRDVSGTIEAQDRASALRQLTGRGLQPFKINEAAGKAGAKAVAKAKAGEPEDENAPIKLSNGQLQLFTEELSELLEAGMRLEAALKLMEGKGTTGTHSRIARRLGNLIREGHPFSSALRQSSSSFGELFCSVAAAGEAGGSLADAMRRQAQYQASVQEMRSQVAVALIYPSFLFVSAIGVTVLFTTFLIPRLSIMMSRMKGGVPKGIQIVMAVSDFTRTYWWLILAVLALMGLGFWVWSRSKNGRPVWDHARLRMPMIGNVLMTSFHTQFLETLASLSGGGLPLLKGLELASRVSGNQYIQKQLELVIASVRDGASLSRGLEKTGLFPMKLLEMVRIGEHTGDLSGTLRRTADRCGRELSKSLEKVMAMLQPVIILVMAALVGVMAYMMISVIFQTVSALKSRS
- a CDS encoding alpha/beta hydrolase, which codes for MNLFRLFSILTALLCTQVASAEKSSPQIIADIVYQKGQASAYAAERCKLDLYLPAVQKDFPTLVWLHGGGLTSGSKDSEKQVALARHFAEEGVAVAMVNYRLSPKATYPAYIEDSSAAFAWVKKNIQEHGGDAGRVFLGGHSAGAYLALMVSLDAHYLEAQGLTPDAICGLIPISGQTLTHYTVRIERGQPKERLMADEASPLFHVCKEAPPMLILYADKDMEMRVEENALLASALRAAGHEKTTTSMIKGRTHSSVAHDMANAGDVGFAEVMGFIQAVKAE
- a CDS encoding glycosyltransferase family 4 protein, coding for MKIALIRRQFAATGGAELYLQRLVASLVAAGHDVHLYAENWEGAPAAVTLHRVNIKAPRALRPARFAEAVAQRMAPVNYDVIFSLERTVSQDVYRAGDGVHKVWLDQRRRYATWWRRPFVGMGAFHSNMMALEKRTFDPAVTRHIIVNSDMVRQEILREFAYPAERIHLVRNGVDVGRFKSGDRTLTRQRFGLAEDDFTLLFVGSGWERKGLHFLLRLMQRLEKTDPQVKLLVVGKGRLRGPAPANVILTGPMPQVENAFAAADLLTFLPIYEPSSNVVPEALAAGLPVITSGFNGAAEWLTEGVNGHILPVPEDTDALEKALRFWMARPQARPVLCEHPLDLETNVRETLRVLEQVAAEKRASIQPSPLG
- a CDS encoding GTP-binding protein, producing MPVINSEQKTVSFKIVYCGTPLSGKTANLQQIHAKLDPEGRSDLVSLSTAQDRTLFFDFLSLESAAIPGFRTAFHLYTVPGQVTYNATLQLVLRQADGVVFVADSQMDRQRENVQAFQALEANLRLNGSSLERLPLVLQYNKRDLPNSAPVEYLEFLLNNRPVPWLSFEADARGGRNVLATLNAISQAVLMRFQEQQGRRETEMAAA
- a CDS encoding GNAT family N-acetyltransferase → MHMLIAVGMALAKLDSMSSLNSEPRIEPATIEDMPQLVELLVALFSEEADFRPDKNKQEHGLRLILEQPNRGRIFVLRTDHMLIGMVNLLFTISTAEGGLVILMEDVIVHPQHRRMGYGGRLLNHAIDFAREKHFRRITLLTDKISAESQAFFAKHGFSFSSMIPMRLVFE
- a CDS encoding TIGR01777 family oxidoreductase, producing MRIGITGATGLIGRAFSKLATASGHEVVAYSRRNTPTKNTTQTLRMPADAPHKLPETRLDALVHLAGEPLTGLWTASKRERIWKSRVDLTEALMDHVKSWSPTNRPPVVLGGSGIGFYGSRGDSVLDETSPRGSGFLADLCGQWEAAAHRASAWDARIIHLRTSMVLAREGGAYPLMRQAFRCGMGGRLGSGRQWMSWIHVDDEAAMILWALENSSLQGPLNLCSPAPELNSNFTRKLAHSLHRPAFMHAPAFALRLLLRGMADEMLLCSQKAVPGTAGQEGYHFAFPTLEGALADLR